Proteins from a genomic interval of Candidatus Methylomirabilis sp.:
- a CDS encoding NFACT RNA binding domain-containing protein, with translation MDFLCLLAAAREIREALLGRHVAGAAGGGPALSLRFRGAPSLLLDLTRGRPILALTERAEEGSREPLARAAAKALRGRALTDVGVHAWARDVRLIFDAGAVTLDVHLLPRRPGALLRSPDRLLLTIPQDFRPGGPAAPRPPETPADLAGLLASFLAAGEPPFRALRAALPPLGTVLAREIAARAASPDPLALFPALEELRAMGNGPFAPRLLLEGEAVRGVSAIPLTAHPAAAQRPVESMSRALLIWRDAHRAGRPEEERGSLERLLIRATARLERRAQALRGDLARAAEADRWQRMGDLLVANQQAVRRGAASVTLPDYAAGPEASLPIPLDPSLPVRANAAAYFKRAAKARRGFPLLRARLQETEETLKRLAEAEARLGSGSLPPGEAEALRRTFAPRAGSERTVTARRPPGEGPAPRRFLSSEGREILVGKSSQGNAALTFRLARGHDLWLHAQGASGSHVLVRTEKADPQVPARTLREAAVLAAYYSKARGQTKVPVDYTEVRHVRKPKAGKVGEALITREKTIVVRPDPAVVKALAERARAART, from the coding sequence ATGGACTTCCTCTGCCTCCTCGCCGCCGCCCGCGAGATCCGCGAGGCGCTGCTCGGCCGTCATGTCGCGGGCGCGGCGGGAGGCGGACCCGCGCTCTCCCTGCGCTTCCGCGGCGCGCCTTCCCTGCTCCTCGATCTGACGCGGGGCAGGCCGATCTTGGCCCTGACGGAGCGGGCCGAGGAAGGCAGCCGGGAGCCGCTCGCCCGGGCTGCGGCGAAGGCGCTCCGCGGCCGGGCCCTCACCGACGTCGGTGTGCACGCGTGGGCGCGGGACGTCCGCCTGATCTTCGACGCGGGGGCGGTCACGCTCGACGTGCACCTCCTGCCCCGCCGCCCGGGGGCGCTGCTCCGCAGCCCGGACCGGCTCCTCCTCACGATCCCCCAAGACTTCCGGCCCGGCGGTCCGGCGGCCCCGAGGCCCCCCGAGACGCCCGCGGATCTCGCGGGACTGCTCGCCTCCTTCCTGGCGGCAGGAGAGCCTCCCTTCCGGGCCCTCCGGGCCGCGCTGCCCCCCCTCGGGACCGTCCTGGCCCGGGAGATCGCCGCGCGCGCGGCCTCCCCGGATCCCTTGGCCCTCTTTCCGGCGCTCGAGGAGCTGCGCGCGATGGGAAACGGCCCGTTCGCTCCCCGCCTCCTCCTCGAGGGGGAGGCGGTACGGGGGGTGAGCGCCATCCCGCTCACGGCCCACCCCGCAGCCGCCCAGCGCCCCGTCGAGAGCATGAGCCGGGCGCTGCTGATCTGGCGCGACGCGCACCGGGCCGGCCGGCCGGAGGAAGAACGCGGCTCCCTGGAGCGCCTCCTGATCCGGGCGACCGCCCGCCTCGAGCGGCGGGCGCAGGCGCTGCGGGGGGACCTGGCCAGGGCGGCCGAGGCGGACCGGTGGCAGCGGATGGGGGATCTGCTGGTCGCGAACCAGCAGGCGGTCCGGCGGGGCGCGGCCTCGGTCACCCTCCCGGATTATGCCGCCGGCCCCGAGGCTTCCCTCCCGATCCCGCTGGATCCGAGCCTCCCGGTCCGGGCGAACGCCGCCGCGTATTTCAAGCGGGCCGCCAAGGCCCGCCGCGGCTTCCCCCTCCTGCGAGCCCGGCTGCAGGAAACCGAGGAGACCCTCAAGCGCCTCGCGGAGGCGGAGGCGAGGCTCGGAAGCGGATCCCTGCCCCCCGGAGAAGCCGAAGCCCTCCGGCGGACCTTCGCCCCGCGCGCCGGTTCGGAGCGGACGGTGACGGCCCGCCGGCCCCCCGGGGAGGGCCCGGCCCCGAGACGCTTCCTCTCCAGCGAGGGGCGGGAGATCCTGGTGGGCAAGAGCAGTCAGGGCAACGCCGCGCTCACCTTCCGGCTGGCTCGGGGCCACGACCTCTGGCTCCACGCCCAGGGGGCCTCCGGCTCGCACGTCCTCGTCCGGACGGAGAAGGCGGACCCCCAGGTCCCGGCGCGAACGTTGCGGGAGGCGGCGGTCCTCGCCGCGTACTACAGCAAGGCCCGGGGCCAGACCAAGGTCCCCGTAGACTACACCGAGGTCCGGCACGTCCGGAAGCCGAAGGCGGGGAAGGTGGGGGAGGCCCTCATCACGCGGGAGAAGACGATCGTCGTCCGGCCGGACCCGGCCGTCGTGAAGGCCCTGGCCGAGCGGGCGCGGGCGGCCCGCACCTGA
- a CDS encoding YicC/YloC family endoribonuclease — MLKSMTGFGRGEHTTPRAHYRVEVQAVNHRFVEVRARLPRRLWHLEHQIQREVQQRFGRGRFEVHLSERLLTEPSRTIRVDRAAARDFVAAVRALQEELGLPGSLSVEALAGLRDLVSFEEPEEEAGAAWEEIQPALEQAFADLEVMREKEGAALAAELRHRLDLLERGLAAVLARVPGTVAAYRARLQERVAALAGGVPLDPGRLEQEVILFADRADISEEGARLTSHLAQFRDLLDAPGPQGRKLEFLLQEMHREVNTLGTKAADAAIAAEVVTMKAELEKLREQIQNVE; from the coding sequence ATGCTCAAGAGCATGACGGGCTTCGGCAGGGGCGAACACACCACCCCACGCGCCCACTACCGGGTTGAGGTCCAGGCGGTCAACCACCGCTTCGTCGAGGTCCGCGCCCGGCTCCCCCGCCGCCTCTGGCACCTGGAGCACCAGATCCAGCGGGAGGTGCAGCAGCGGTTCGGGCGGGGCCGCTTCGAGGTCCACCTCTCGGAACGCCTCCTGACCGAACCGTCCAGGACGATCCGGGTGGACCGGGCCGCGGCGCGGGACTTCGTGGCCGCCGTCCGCGCCCTCCAGGAGGAGTTGGGGCTCCCCGGGAGCCTCTCGGTGGAGGCCCTGGCCGGCCTCCGGGACCTGGTAAGCTTCGAGGAGCCGGAGGAGGAGGCCGGCGCCGCCTGGGAGGAAATCCAGCCCGCCCTGGAACAGGCCTTCGCGGATCTGGAGGTGATGCGGGAGAAGGAGGGGGCCGCTCTGGCCGCGGAGCTCCGGCACCGCCTCGATCTCCTGGAGCGGGGGCTCGCGGCGGTCCTGGCCCGGGTCCCCGGGACGGTGGCCGCGTACCGGGCGCGGCTCCAGGAGCGGGTGGCGGCCCTGGCGGGCGGGGTCCCGCTGGATCCCGGCAGGCTGGAGCAAGAGGTAATCCTCTTCGCCGACCGGGCCGATATCAGCGAGGAGGGGGCGCGCCTGACGAGCCACCTCGCCCAGTTCCGGGACCTCCTGGACGCCCCTGGCCCGCAGGGGCGCAAGCTGGAGTTCCTCCTCCAGGAGATGCACCGGGAGGTGAATACGCTGGGGACCAAGGCGGCCGACGCGGCCATCGCGGCGGAGGTCGTGACGATGAAGGCCGAGCTGGAGAAGTTGCGGGAGCAGATCCAGAACGTGGAGTGA